The following proteins are co-located in the Acidobacteriota bacterium genome:
- a CDS encoding prolyl oligopeptidase family serine peptidase: protein MRHRLPGVRSAPRWLALAATAWFFASPIAPVAQAQPLPGIERLVSLPTISGTPPARPTWSPDGARVAFLWNDQGWPFRDLWVVDATGGEPRRLTRLEPSAAAHRPFGQHFGQDLSRAALAREAAAREAGGIADLLWAPDGQRLFFAYRGRVHTVRIDDGKIETLIDAGGGFSRLGISPDGRYLSLLKGGDLWLYRFDGGFLLRATHIGEPTIGSGLVGSNPLDREYGSYRWSPDSRYVALDYIDRRDVHRMQMPSYLHPEPIVHEVRRSYPGQEGLVRKVGIYDMADGLVRDLDLEEPTRRTLITMEWSPVANELLVQQDTYDGERRWVFVADAATRSVREVWTDHRPRRIYSLFTAAWSSDGKRIYFVGDSDDWYRLYEVPAAGGTPRILTRGSFDVAGTGFSSAMLEVSSATREIFYVSTEQSPYERHVYRMPEAGGAARRVTSMAGTHEQGTVSPDGRRLAVVASNDTTPGELYLIDVGDGQERRVTRSPLPEFESFPRIAPRYVTFPSRIDDFTLHARIVEPPNMEPGKVYPVIIGSVYSGTVRNQWSGPRPISLLQQWMAAQGQYITVQVDLRGSVGYGVAFREAFQGDWGGGDLEDLHSTVDYLKTLPYVDPDRIGIWGNSYGGMMVLFALFERPGMFAAGISGSPAIDVHYFTQNDQHLSRRPQTHPEIFRKSTLLNYGEKLQDPLLFIHGLHDDVVPFKTTVDMMEKLMLLGKDFDMVVPPQSGHWWASPEHYAVHTFRKFVQFFDRHVGPGGRSRAPSSGAGGGR, encoded by the coding sequence ATGCGTCATCGACTTCCCGGCGTCCGCTCCGCACCGCGATGGCTCGCTCTCGCAGCCACCGCGTGGTTCTTCGCCTCGCCGATCGCTCCCGTGGCGCAGGCCCAGCCGCTGCCCGGTATCGAGCGGCTGGTGTCGCTGCCGACGATCTCCGGCACGCCTCCCGCGCGGCCCACGTGGTCGCCCGACGGCGCGCGGGTCGCGTTCCTGTGGAACGACCAGGGCTGGCCGTTCCGCGACCTCTGGGTCGTCGACGCCACGGGCGGCGAGCCGCGACGTCTCACGCGGCTCGAGCCGTCGGCGGCGGCCCACAGACCGTTCGGCCAGCACTTCGGCCAGGACCTGTCGCGCGCCGCGCTGGCCCGCGAGGCCGCGGCCCGCGAGGCGGGTGGCATCGCGGACCTGCTCTGGGCCCCGGACGGGCAGCGCCTGTTCTTCGCCTACCGCGGGCGGGTGCACACGGTGCGCATCGACGACGGGAAGATCGAGACGCTGATCGACGCCGGCGGCGGGTTCTCCCGCCTCGGCATCTCGCCCGACGGTCGGTATCTCTCCCTGCTCAAGGGGGGCGACCTCTGGTTGTACCGGTTCGATGGCGGATTCCTGCTCCGGGCCACGCACATCGGCGAGCCGACCATCGGCAGCGGACTCGTCGGGTCCAACCCGCTGGACCGGGAGTACGGATCCTACCGATGGTCGCCCGACTCCCGGTATGTCGCGCTCGACTACATCGACCGTCGCGACGTGCATCGCATGCAGATGCCCTCGTACCTGCACCCGGAGCCGATCGTCCACGAGGTGCGCCGGAGCTATCCGGGGCAGGAAGGCCTCGTTCGCAAGGTCGGCATCTACGACATGGCCGACGGGCTCGTCCGCGACCTGGACCTCGAGGAGCCGACCCGGCGCACGCTCATCACGATGGAGTGGTCTCCCGTCGCCAACGAACTGCTGGTGCAGCAGGACACGTACGACGGCGAGCGCCGCTGGGTCTTCGTGGCCGACGCGGCGACCCGCTCGGTGCGCGAGGTGTGGACCGATCACCGGCCTCGACGCATCTACTCGCTCTTCACGGCGGCCTGGAGCAGTGACGGCAAGCGCATCTACTTCGTCGGGGACAGCGACGACTGGTATCGCCTCTACGAGGTGCCGGCCGCCGGGGGGACGCCGCGTATCCTGACACGGGGCAGCTTCGACGTCGCGGGGACGGGGTTCTCGTCGGCCATGCTCGAGGTCTCGTCGGCCACGCGGGAGATTTTCTACGTGTCGACGGAACAGAGTCCGTACGAGCGTCACGTCTACCGGATGCCCGAGGCGGGCGGCGCCGCGCGGCGGGTCACCTCCATGGCCGGCACGCACGAGCAGGGCACCGTGTCGCCGGACGGGCGACGACTGGCGGTCGTGGCGTCCAACGACACCACCCCGGGCGAGCTCTATCTCATCGACGTCGGCGACGGCCAGGAGCGGCGGGTCACGCGGTCGCCGCTGCCCGAGTTCGAGAGCTTCCCGCGCATCGCGCCGCGCTACGTGACGTTCCCGAGCCGCATCGACGACTTCACCCTGCACGCGCGGATCGTCGAGCCGCCGAACATGGAGCCGGGCAAGGTCTATCCCGTCATCATCGGGAGCGTCTACTCGGGCACGGTGCGCAACCAGTGGAGCGGGCCCCGTCCCATCAGCCTGCTGCAGCAGTGGATGGCCGCCCAGGGGCAGTACATCACCGTGCAGGTCGACCTGCGGGGCAGCGTCGGGTACGGCGTGGCCTTCCGCGAGGCGTTCCAGGGCGACTGGGGTGGCGGCGACCTCGAGGATCTGCACAGCACCGTCGATTACCTGAAGACGCTGCCGTACGTCGACCCCGACCGCATCGGCATCTGGGGCAACAGCTACGGCGGCATGATGGTCCTCTTCGCGCTCTTCGAGCGGCCAGGCATGTTCGCGGCGGGCATCTCGGGCTCGCCGGCCATCGACGTCCACTACTTCACCCAGAACGACCAGCACCTGTCACGGCGTCCGCAGACGCATCCCGAGATCTTCCGGAAGTCGACGCTGCTCAACTACGGCGAGAAGCTCCAGGACCCGCTGCTCTTCATTCACGGCCTGCACGACGACGTCGTCCCGTTCAAGACCACCGTCGACATGATGGAGAAGCTGATGCTGCTCGGGAAGGACTTCGACATGGTCGTGCCTCCTCAGTCGGGCCACTGGTGGGCCTCGCCCGAGCACTATGCCGTGCACACCTTCCGCAAGTTCGTGCAGTTCTTCGACCGCCACGTCGGGCCCGGCGGCCGGTCGCGCGCGCCGTCGAGTGGCGCCGGAGGCGGCCGGTAG
- a CDS encoding YajQ family cyclic di-GMP-binding protein — protein sequence MAQTVSFDITSTVDLQEVDNAVNQARKEVTQRYDFKGSPVEIDLRKAESVIEIHAEDKFKLEAVWEVVSGKMVKRGVPVKNLKRGDPQAAAGSTVRQTVTLQQGIPIDTARAIVKFLKDQKLKKVQAAIQADQVRVSSPSKDELQAAMKLLREKDFGIDLQFGNYRG from the coding sequence ATGGCGCAGACCGTCTCATTCGACATCACGTCGACCGTCGATCTCCAGGAAGTCGACAACGCCGTCAATCAGGCCCGCAAGGAAGTCACGCAGCGCTACGATTTCAAGGGGTCGCCCGTCGAGATCGACCTCCGCAAGGCCGAGAGCGTCATCGAGATCCACGCGGAGGACAAGTTCAAGCTCGAGGCCGTCTGGGAAGTCGTGTCCGGCAAGATGGTGAAGCGCGGCGTGCCCGTCAAGAACCTCAAGCGCGGTGACCCGCAGGCTGCCGCCGGCAGCACCGTGCGCCAGACCGTCACGCTGCAGCAGGGCATCCCCATCGACACCGCCAGGGCCATCGTCAAGTTCCTGAAGGACCAGAAGCTGAAGAAGGTGCAGGCCGCGATCCAGGCCGATCAGGTTCGCGTGTCGTCGCCGTCGAAGGACGAGCTCCAGGCGGCCATGAAGCTGCTGCGCGAGAAGGATTTCGGGATCGACCTGCAGTTTGGCAACTACCGCGGCTGA
- a CDS encoding solute:sodium symporter family transporter, whose product MLPLDLVVFFAFIGAVVSLGLFKSRGEGRDSESFFLAGRGLKWWLIGVSLIAANISSEQFVGMSGQAADYLGMAIGSYEWMAAITLVVVAFFFLPYFLKTGIFTMPHFLEHRYNAACRTLMSLCMMVILIGVSLTAIIYAGGLTMSELFAGQTVFGVQLGLAAWCWIIGLIAAVYVAAGGLNASAWADLVQGTALLIGGAIITYLAIAKLGATPVAELTAGSLNPREVADAAGGVRKLLALNPDKFSMILPRADLNIPWTALVVGLWIPNFYYWGLNQYITQRILGSASLAEGQKGIVFAAALKLLVPFIVVVPGIIAFNLYSADLAAAQERANERTILREVASARSVTVFTVTDEWAGRHPDLAARVGAHNARVRASGRPVTETPIRSGYKFDAALNLMIKNVLPQGSGLVGFVLAALLGAIVSSLAAVLNAAATIFTIDIYQKYVRPASSQRGLVTCGRVSIGVFALTGCLVAPLLDQFGSIFKYIQEFQGYVSPGILAVFVFGLANRRAPGAAGVVGLLLNPVLYFAIATLWPDIAFLDRMAICFFTVLAVMWAIGVAWPLAQPVEFQTHTRLTLETSRGAQIAGVAVVVATVALYIVFSPLGLAR is encoded by the coding sequence ATCCTCCCCCTCGACCTGGTCGTCTTCTTCGCCTTCATCGGGGCGGTCGTCTCGCTGGGGCTCTTCAAGAGCAGGGGGGAGGGCAGAGACAGCGAGTCGTTCTTCCTGGCGGGCCGTGGCCTGAAGTGGTGGCTCATCGGGGTATCGCTGATCGCGGCCAACATCTCCTCCGAGCAGTTCGTCGGGATGTCGGGCCAGGCGGCCGACTACCTGGGCATGGCCATCGGCAGCTACGAGTGGATGGCCGCCATCACGCTGGTCGTCGTCGCGTTCTTCTTCCTGCCCTACTTCCTCAAGACCGGCATCTTCACGATGCCGCACTTCCTGGAGCACCGCTACAACGCGGCCTGCCGCACCCTCATGTCGCTCTGCATGATGGTGATCCTGATCGGCGTCTCGCTCACCGCCATCATCTACGCCGGCGGCCTGACGATGAGCGAGCTGTTCGCCGGACAGACCGTCTTCGGGGTCCAGCTCGGCCTGGCGGCGTGGTGCTGGATCATCGGCCTGATTGCCGCGGTGTACGTCGCGGCGGGCGGGCTCAACGCCTCGGCGTGGGCCGACCTCGTGCAGGGCACCGCGCTGCTGATCGGCGGCGCGATCATCACCTACCTGGCCATCGCGAAGCTGGGCGCGACGCCGGTGGCCGAGCTCACCGCCGGGAGCCTCAATCCGCGTGAGGTGGCCGATGCGGCGGGCGGTGTGCGCAAGCTGCTCGCGCTCAACCCCGACAAGTTCAGCATGATCCTGCCGCGGGCCGATCTCAACATCCCGTGGACCGCGCTCGTCGTCGGGCTGTGGATCCCGAACTTCTACTACTGGGGGCTCAACCAGTACATCACGCAGCGCATCCTCGGCTCCGCGTCGCTCGCCGAAGGGCAGAAAGGCATCGTGTTCGCCGCAGCGCTGAAACTCCTCGTGCCGTTCATCGTCGTCGTGCCGGGCATCATCGCGTTCAATCTCTACAGCGCCGACCTCGCAGCCGCGCAGGAGCGGGCCAACGAGCGCACGATCCTGCGGGAGGTCGCCAGCGCCCGTTCGGTCACGGTCTTCACGGTGACCGACGAGTGGGCCGGGCGCCACCCCGACCTGGCAGCGCGGGTCGGCGCGCACAACGCGCGCGTGCGGGCGTCGGGACGCCCGGTGACGGAAACGCCGATCCGGTCGGGGTACAAGTTCGACGCGGCGCTGAACCTGATGATCAAGAACGTGCTGCCGCAGGGCAGCGGGCTCGTCGGGTTCGTGCTGGCGGCGCTGCTCGGCGCGATCGTCAGCTCGCTCGCGGCCGTGCTGAACGCGGCCGCCACGATCTTCACCATCGACATCTACCAGAAGTACGTCCGCCCCGCCTCGTCGCAGCGCGGCCTCGTCACGTGCGGGCGCGTCTCGATCGGCGTCTTCGCGCTCACCGGGTGTCTCGTGGCGCCGCTGCTCGATCAGTTCGGCAGCATCTTCAAGTACATCCAGGAGTTCCAGGGCTACGTCTCGCCGGGCATCCTCGCCGTGTTCGTCTTCGGCCTGGCGAACCGCCGCGCGCCGGGCGCGGCGGGCGTGGTGGGCCTGCTGCTCAACCCCGTGCTCTACTTCGCGATCGCGACCTTGTGGCCCGACATCGCGTTTCTCGACCGCATGGCGATCTGCTTCTTCACCGTCCTCGCGGTGATGTGGGCCATCGGCGTCGCCTGGCCGCTGGCCCAGCCGGTGGAGTTCCAGACCCACACCCGGCTGACGCTCGAGACCTCGCGCGGCGCGCAGATCGCGGGCGTCGCCGTCGTCGTGGCCACCGTGGCCCTCTACATCGTCTTCAGTCCGCTCGGCCTGGCGAGGTGA
- a CDS encoding SpoIIE family protein phosphatase, giving the protein MTVPLSVSRLEALLESAELLHSSLDLDDLLRHLLRSVMGRLVVSRALVAVEREGVLEVAIARGVRGVSAGQVFDRVEAERAGIALFVPIGQETAPVGVLGLGLPPTGRVDEPEVEFLRALAGLAASGIENARAHAEVQQLNRRLDRKIHELKALLDLVRALTSIEDPDEVAQLLGLTLAGQWLVARYAIVAEKPGHPVVNRQKATTLGWPVTWWDEVARWSEAVRVEDLPEGPARRTLELEEIEIVFPMRSATGPVGLVALGARPGGRPYTDADAELGAGMVAQSAVALENAWHLREVLEKQQIERELMLAASIQQGLFPADLPQLAGCDLAATSRPARQVGGDYYDALSAEVASPLSRWLLCVADVSGKGIGASLLMSNIQATLRALLGREASLAELARVTNELLYLNTPGNKYVTAILLAVDPATGWCSYVNGGHNEGLVLRASGEVEWLPATGLALGLFPGMRYDEPTLTLGDGDVVALYSDGVTEAQNAAEEEFGNDRLVAVVRRTSSEPAPRIVSAVLSAIDAFAADAPQHDDITLMILKRARPATQPR; this is encoded by the coding sequence GTGACGGTTCCGCTCTCGGTCTCCCGCCTCGAAGCGCTCCTCGAATCGGCCGAGTTGCTCCATTCCTCCCTCGACCTCGACGACCTGCTCAGGCACCTGCTCCGATCGGTGATGGGACGCCTCGTCGTATCGCGCGCTCTCGTCGCCGTGGAGCGGGAGGGCGTCCTCGAGGTGGCGATCGCGCGCGGCGTGCGTGGCGTGTCGGCCGGCCAGGTCTTCGACCGCGTCGAGGCCGAGCGCGCCGGCATCGCGCTCTTCGTGCCGATCGGGCAGGAGACCGCGCCGGTCGGCGTGCTCGGCCTCGGGCTGCCGCCGACCGGGAGGGTCGACGAGCCTGAGGTCGAGTTCCTGCGGGCGCTCGCCGGGCTGGCTGCGAGCGGCATCGAGAACGCCAGGGCGCACGCCGAGGTGCAGCAGCTCAATCGCCGGCTCGACCGGAAGATTCACGAGCTGAAGGCCCTGCTCGACCTGGTGCGGGCCCTCACGTCGATTGAAGACCCCGACGAAGTGGCGCAGTTGCTCGGCCTCACGCTGGCGGGCCAGTGGCTGGTGGCGCGCTACGCCATCGTCGCCGAGAAGCCAGGGCACCCGGTGGTGAACCGACAGAAGGCGACGACGCTCGGGTGGCCGGTGACGTGGTGGGACGAGGTCGCTCGGTGGTCGGAAGCCGTGCGGGTCGAGGACCTGCCCGAGGGGCCCGCACGGCGCACGCTCGAACTCGAGGAGATCGAGATCGTGTTCCCGATGCGCTCGGCGACCGGCCCCGTCGGGCTCGTGGCGCTCGGGGCGAGGCCAGGCGGCCGCCCGTACACCGATGCGGACGCCGAGCTCGGCGCGGGCATGGTCGCGCAATCGGCGGTCGCGCTCGAGAACGCATGGCACCTGCGCGAGGTCCTCGAGAAGCAGCAGATCGAACGTGAGCTGATGCTCGCCGCCAGCATCCAGCAGGGGCTCTTTCCGGCGGACCTGCCGCAGCTCGCCGGGTGCGACCTCGCGGCGACGAGCCGTCCCGCGCGGCAGGTGGGCGGCGACTACTACGACGCGCTGTCGGCGGAGGTGGCGAGCCCCCTTTCGCGATGGCTGCTGTGCGTTGCCGACGTCTCGGGAAAAGGCATCGGCGCGTCGCTGCTCATGAGCAACATCCAGGCGACGCTCCGCGCGCTGCTCGGCCGCGAGGCGTCGCTCGCGGAGCTGGCCCGCGTCACCAACGAGCTCCTCTACCTGAACACACCGGGCAACAAGTACGTCACGGCCATCCTGCTGGCCGTCGACCCCGCGACCGGGTGGTGCAGCTACGTCAACGGCGGGCACAACGAGGGGCTCGTGCTGCGGGCCAGCGGAGAGGTCGAATGGCTCCCGGCGACGGGGCTCGCACTCGGCCTCTTCCCGGGCATGCGGTACGACGAGCCGACGCTCACGCTCGGCGACGGCGACGTCGTGGCGCTCTACTCGGACGGCGTCACCGAAGCGCAGAACGCCGCCGAGGAGGAGTTCGGCAACGACCGGCTCGTCGCCGTCGTCCGCCGGACGTCGTCGGAGCCGGCGCCCCGCATCGTGTCGGCCGTCCTCTCGGCCATCGACGCGTTCGCCGCCGACGCGCCGCAGCACGACGACATCACGCTGATGATCCTGAAGCGCGCACGGCCCGCCACTCAGCCGCGGTAG
- a CDS encoding CoA ester lyase: MTTTRRQPVRRLARSYLIAPGSHERLVQDVFDAGADAVVLDLEEGVAAGHKSRARELVARVLNERGRRPGPLVLSRVNRVQSGWWRDDLVAVVSPGLDGVRVAHVESRDDVDAVDAMLNALERERNLGEGSIEIVPTIESAAGVLQAAAIAASPRVRVLTFGTADFLRDLGATGDAGDLETLYARSHLVITSRALGLLPPIAPMHPQLDDADALRRTSEAARRLGFFGRSCMHPSQLATVHDVFGLSPTAVAEARMVVGHAHHLADSGQTWMAADDGRVIDLPTIDRARALLALVDSLGQGHA; encoded by the coding sequence ATGACCACGACACGACGCCAGCCGGTGCGCCGCCTGGCCCGCTCGTATCTCATCGCCCCGGGCAGCCACGAACGCCTGGTGCAGGACGTCTTCGACGCCGGCGCCGACGCCGTGGTGCTCGATCTGGAAGAGGGCGTCGCCGCCGGGCACAAGTCGCGCGCCCGCGAGCTCGTGGCCAGGGTCCTCAACGAGCGCGGCCGCCGCCCGGGACCTCTCGTGCTGTCGCGGGTCAACCGCGTGCAGAGCGGGTGGTGGCGCGACGACCTGGTCGCCGTGGTCTCACCGGGCCTCGACGGCGTGCGCGTCGCGCACGTCGAATCGCGCGACGATGTGGATGCCGTCGACGCCATGCTGAACGCGCTCGAGCGCGAGCGGAATCTCGGCGAGGGCTCGATTGAGATCGTGCCGACCATCGAGAGCGCGGCCGGCGTGCTCCAGGCCGCGGCGATTGCGGCCTCACCGCGCGTGCGGGTGCTCACATTCGGCACGGCCGACTTCCTGCGCGACCTCGGCGCCACCGGTGACGCGGGTGACCTGGAGACGCTCTATGCCAGGTCGCACCTGGTCATCACCTCGAGGGCGCTCGGGCTCCTGCCCCCCATCGCACCGATGCACCCCCAGCTCGACGACGCCGACGCGCTCAGGCGCACCTCGGAGGCCGCGCGCCGGCTGGGGTTCTTCGGCCGGTCGTGCATGCACCCGTCGCAACTCGCCACCGTCCACGACGTCTTCGGCCTCTCGCCGACCGCCGTCGCCGAGGCCCGGATGGTCGTCGGCCACGCGCATCACCTCGCCGATTCCGGACAGACCTGGATGGCCGCCGACGATGGGCGCGTGATCGATCTGCCGACGATCGATCGCGCGCGGGCCCTGCTGGCGCTCGTGGACTCCCTCGGCCAGGGACACGCGTGA
- a CDS encoding AMP-binding protein, producing MTAPSPHDRVVVDVVSRLVAELWPDRVGPVEPTDRLDRDLGLGSLERVELLLRLEQATGARLDEQAVAEALTPRDLARVLDAEPLRVRGTAAPAAVLPAHGTLAPGGASTLVEALRWHAERTPERVHMVLREDGDEERSIAYGELWMDATAVAAGLVERGLRPAETVALLLRTERAFFQAFLGVLIAGGVPVPLYPPFRADQIEEYAMRQAAILRNAEARVLLTFDEARRVADLLRPHAPSVQVVSTVAAIARPGVHVAAPGGRGADLALIQYTSGSTGQPKGVALSHANLLANIRAYGEALGIRPDDVGVTWLPLYHDMGLIGAWLGPLFHGIPIVVMSPLAFLTRPVRWLEAFGRHRATLAAAPNFAYELCVRKISEADAATLDLSTWRCALNGAEAIGAATLEAFVTRFGPHGFRREAMMPVYGLAEASLCVTAPPTGRPPVVDRVARGPFEQARRIERADDADSSALEFVACGRPIPGHEVRIVDAEGRRVDDRVEGRVEFRGPSAMQGYYRNPQATAAIVHDGWIDTGDLGYLADGDLYLTGRRKDVIIVGGRNLYPQEIEDAVAGVPGVRRGCVAAFGARTAAGTEQLVVAAETREHEEASISRIRQQIVARVAAQVGLPPDAVALVAPGSIPKTSSGKIRRAETRALFERGTLGRLGKRAIGQWLALVAAAARWRARRAWRWIGSVLYTGWAVGCLAIVVPATWAALMLAPAGDASRRVVRRACRALLALARCRVAIDGAAALSRGPAVIVANHGSYLDALVLVAVLPEDTAFAAKDRLASYPALGRAIRQIECVLVERGRTEATEALAGALSRGRPLFVFPEGTFVRPPGLLPFRLGAFRVAVDAGVPVVPVALRGPRDIWPDETWRLTPGDVVVRVGAPLVAREATWHEMVRLRDEARAFIAEHSGESPIVARPGLISDAPVKSNP from the coding sequence GTGACCGCACCGTCGCCGCACGACCGGGTCGTCGTGGACGTCGTCTCGCGCCTGGTCGCCGAGCTGTGGCCGGACCGCGTCGGTCCCGTCGAGCCCACCGATCGGCTCGACCGCGACCTCGGGCTCGGCAGCCTGGAGCGCGTCGAGTTGTTGCTGCGCCTCGAGCAGGCGACGGGCGCCCGGCTCGACGAGCAGGCCGTCGCGGAGGCACTCACCCCTCGCGACCTGGCGAGGGTGCTCGACGCAGAGCCCCTGAGGGTGAGAGGCACGGCCGCGCCGGCGGCGGTCCTGCCCGCACACGGCACCCTCGCCCCGGGCGGGGCGAGCACGCTCGTCGAGGCGCTGCGCTGGCACGCCGAGCGCACACCCGAGCGCGTACACATGGTGCTGCGCGAGGATGGCGACGAGGAGCGGTCGATCGCCTACGGCGAGCTGTGGATGGACGCGACGGCCGTGGCCGCCGGCCTCGTCGAGCGTGGTCTGCGCCCCGCCGAGACGGTGGCCCTGCTGCTCCGCACCGAACGCGCCTTCTTCCAGGCGTTCCTCGGTGTCCTGATCGCCGGCGGCGTGCCGGTGCCGCTCTACCCGCCGTTTCGGGCCGACCAGATCGAGGAGTACGCGATGCGGCAGGCGGCGATCCTTCGGAACGCCGAGGCGCGCGTGCTCCTCACGTTCGACGAGGCACGCCGCGTGGCCGACCTGCTCAGGCCTCACGCGCCGTCGGTGCAGGTCGTCTCGACGGTGGCCGCCATCGCGCGCCCGGGCGTCCACGTGGCCGCACCGGGGGGTCGCGGCGCCGACCTGGCGCTCATCCAGTACACGTCGGGCAGCACCGGCCAGCCCAAAGGGGTCGCGCTCTCGCACGCGAACCTGCTCGCGAACATCCGCGCCTACGGGGAGGCCCTCGGCATCCGTCCCGACGATGTCGGCGTCACGTGGTTGCCGCTGTATCACGACATGGGCCTCATCGGCGCCTGGCTCGGCCCGCTCTTCCACGGCATCCCCATCGTCGTGATGTCGCCGCTCGCGTTCCTGACCCGCCCGGTGCGATGGCTCGAGGCGTTCGGACGGCACCGCGCCACGCTGGCCGCGGCGCCCAACTTCGCGTACGAGCTGTGCGTGCGGAAGATCAGCGAGGCCGATGCCGCGACGCTCGACCTCTCGACGTGGCGCTGCGCCCTCAACGGCGCCGAGGCCATTGGGGCCGCGACCCTCGAGGCGTTCGTCACCCGGTTCGGCCCGCACGGGTTCCGCCGGGAGGCGATGATGCCCGTCTACGGACTCGCGGAGGCCAGTCTCTGCGTGACCGCGCCGCCGACGGGCCGCCCCCCCGTCGTCGATCGTGTGGCGCGCGGGCCGTTCGAGCAGGCGCGGCGCATCGAGCGGGCCGACGACGCCGACAGCTCGGCGCTCGAGTTCGTGGCGTGCGGCCGGCCGATCCCGGGGCACGAGGTGCGCATCGTCGACGCGGAGGGCCGGAGGGTCGACGACCGTGTGGAAGGCCGCGTCGAATTCCGCGGCCCCTCGGCGATGCAAGGCTACTACCGCAACCCACAAGCCACCGCCGCCATCGTGCACGACGGGTGGATCGACACCGGCGACCTCGGCTATCTGGCCGACGGCGACCTCTACCTCACCGGCCGCCGCAAGGACGTGATCATCGTCGGGGGACGGAACTTGTACCCGCAGGAGATCGAGGACGCCGTGGCCGGCGTCCCAGGCGTGCGGCGGGGGTGCGTGGCCGCCTTCGGGGCACGCACGGCCGCCGGTACGGAGCAGCTCGTCGTGGCCGCTGAGACCCGCGAGCACGAGGAAGCCTCGATCTCGCGCATCAGGCAGCAGATCGTCGCTCGGGTCGCCGCGCAGGTGGGCCTGCCGCCCGATGCGGTCGCGCTGGTTGCGCCAGGGTCGATACCCAAGACCTCGAGCGGGAAGATCAGACGAGCCGAGACACGCGCGCTGTTCGAGCGGGGCACGCTCGGCCGCCTCGGGAAGCGGGCCATCGGGCAGTGGCTCGCCCTGGTGGCGGCGGCGGCGCGGTGGCGGGCCCGCCGGGCGTGGCGATGGATCGGGTCGGTGCTCTACACCGGATGGGCCGTGGGGTGTCTGGCGATCGTCGTCCCGGCGACGTGGGCAGCCCTGATGCTCGCGCCGGCAGGCGATGCGAGCCGTCGCGTCGTGCGGCGCGCGTGTCGAGCCCTGCTCGCGCTCGCGAGGTGCCGTGTCGCCATCGATGGCGCGGCGGCGCTTTCCCGGGGTCCGGCCGTGATCGTGGCCAACCACGGCAGCTACCTGGATGCGCTCGTGCTGGTCGCGGTGCTGCCGGAGGACACGGCGTTCGCCGCGAAGGACCGGCTGGCGTCGTACCCGGCGCTCGGTCGGGCCATCCGCCAGATCGAGTGCGTGCTCGTCGAACGCGGCCGCACGGAGGCGACCGAGGCGCTGGCGGGCGCGCTCTCGCGCGGCCGGCCGCTCTTCGTCTTCCCCGAGGGCACCTTCGTCCGCCCCCCCGGGCTGCTGCCGTTTCGCCTGGGCGCCTTCCGCGTCGCGGTCGACGCCGGCGTGCCCGTGGTGCCGGTGGCGCTGCGCGGGCCGCGCGACATCTGGCCCGACGAGACCTGGCGGCTCACGCCTGGCGACGTCGTCGTGCGCGTCGGCGCTCCCCTCGTCGCGCGCGAGGCGACATGGCACGAAATGGTACGCCTGCGCGACGAGGCGCGCGCGTTCATCGCCGAACACTCCGGCGAGTCGCCCATCGTCGCCAGGCCAGGCTTGATCTCGGACGCCCCCGTGAAGTCAAATCCCTGA